Proteins from one Bradyrhizobium amphicarpaeae genomic window:
- a CDS encoding nucleotidyltransferase family protein, whose protein sequence is MSVKPTKAMVLAAGFGLRMRPLTDKMPKPMVPVAGQPLLDHVLDKLGQAGVTEAVVNVHYLPDQIIDHVATRELPRVTISDERDQVLGTGGGVVKALPLLGDAPFYHVNSDTLWIDGVRSNLTRLAENFDPARMDILLLMAPTATSIGYSGRGDYGMLPDGALRKRKEKEVVPFVYAGAAILSPSIFEGAPQGEFSLTKMFDRAGEQERLFGLRLDGVWMHVGTPDAVHAAEEAFLESVA, encoded by the coding sequence ATGTCCGTCAAACCGACCAAAGCCATGGTGCTCGCCGCGGGGTTTGGCCTGCGCATGCGTCCCCTGACGGACAAGATGCCGAAGCCGATGGTGCCGGTGGCCGGCCAGCCGCTGCTCGACCACGTGCTCGACAAGCTCGGCCAGGCCGGCGTGACCGAAGCCGTGGTCAACGTGCATTACCTGCCGGATCAGATCATCGATCACGTCGCAACGCGCGAGCTTCCGCGCGTGACGATTTCAGACGAGCGCGACCAGGTGCTCGGCACCGGCGGCGGCGTGGTCAAGGCGCTGCCGCTGCTCGGCGATGCACCGTTCTACCACGTCAATTCCGACACGCTCTGGATCGACGGCGTGCGCTCCAATCTGACGCGGCTCGCTGAAAACTTCGACCCCGCGCGCATGGACATCCTGCTCCTGATGGCGCCGACCGCGACCAGCATCGGCTATAGCGGCCGCGGCGATTACGGCATGCTTCCCGACGGCGCCCTGCGCAAGCGCAAGGAAAAGGAAGTCGTTCCGTTCGTCTATGCCGGCGCTGCGATCCTGTCGCCGTCGATCTTCGAAGGCGCGCCGCAGGGTGAGTTCTCGCTGACCAAGATGTTCGACCGCGCGGGCGAGCAGGAGCGGCTGTTCGGCCTCCGCCTCGACGGCGTCTGGATGCATGTCGGCACGCCCGACGCCGTGCACGCCGCGGAAGAGGCGTTTCTGGAGAGCGTGGCGTAA
- the tsaE gene encoding tRNA (adenosine(37)-N6)-threonylcarbamoyltransferase complex ATPase subunit type 1 TsaE: MSAPTTFSVALHNETATAQLMADLALLVGPGDVITLTGDLGAGKTAAARALIRYLASDETLEVPSPTFTLVQGYELPPFPVMHADLYRVEDESELEEIGLSPLPDATLVLIEWPERAPSAMPQDRIDISLTHRPALGSNARAADITGYGKSAATVARLQALREFLDVSGYLESTRRRMAGDASTRSYARLRRDEEIVILMNFPQRPDGAATYNGKSYSAAVHLAENVKPFVAIDEGLRAQGISAPIIHHSDLDHGFLITEDFGSEGVVEGDPPRPIAERYEAAADVLATLHGKTLPETLPLADQTYAIPVFDTEALLIEIGLMPEWYLPDRNAPLSETARSEFFAMWRELLKKPQAAPRTWIIRDYHSPNLIWLGDRAGIARVGVIDFQDTVLGPQSYDVVSLLQDARIDVPETIELTLLSRYIKARRAADAGFDPAGFAELYAIMSAQRNTRLLGTFARLNRRDGKPHYLRHQPRIWTYLQRSLAHPALSSLRDWYLANVPPPKI; the protein is encoded by the coding sequence ATGAGCGCGCCCACCACATTCTCCGTCGCGCTTCACAACGAGACGGCCACCGCGCAATTGATGGCCGACCTTGCGCTGCTGGTCGGCCCCGGCGATGTCATCACGCTCACCGGCGATCTCGGCGCCGGCAAGACCGCGGCCGCCCGCGCGCTCATCCGCTACCTCGCCAGCGACGAGACGCTGGAAGTGCCGAGCCCGACCTTCACGCTGGTGCAGGGCTACGAGCTGCCGCCCTTCCCGGTAATGCACGCCGATCTCTACCGCGTCGAGGACGAGAGCGAGCTCGAGGAGATCGGGCTGTCACCGCTGCCCGATGCAACGCTCGTCCTGATCGAATGGCCGGAGCGTGCGCCGTCGGCGATGCCGCAGGATCGCATCGACATTTCGCTGACGCATCGCCCCGCACTGGGCTCGAACGCGCGCGCCGCCGACATCACCGGTTACGGCAAGAGCGCCGCCACCGTCGCGCGGCTGCAGGCGCTGCGCGAATTCCTCGATGTATCCGGCTATCTCGAATCGACCCGGCGGCGCATGGCCGGCGATGCCTCGACCCGATCCTATGCGCGGCTGCGGCGCGACGAGGAGATCGTCATCCTCATGAACTTTCCGCAGCGCCCGGATGGTGCCGCGACATACAACGGGAAATCCTACAGCGCCGCGGTGCATCTCGCCGAGAACGTCAAACCGTTCGTCGCGATCGACGAAGGCTTGCGTGCGCAAGGGATATCCGCGCCGATCATCCACCATTCCGACCTCGACCACGGCTTCCTGATCACCGAGGATTTCGGCAGCGAAGGCGTGGTCGAAGGCGACCCGCCGCGCCCGATCGCCGAGCGCTACGAGGCCGCGGCCGATGTGCTGGCGACGCTCCACGGCAAGACGCTGCCAGAAACGCTGCCGCTGGCGGATCAGACCTACGCCATTCCTGTCTTCGATACCGAGGCGCTGCTGATCGAGATCGGGTTGATGCCGGAATGGTACCTGCCCGATCGCAACGCGCCGCTGAGCGAGACGGCGCGCTCGGAATTTTTCGCGATGTGGCGGGAGCTGCTGAAGAAGCCGCAGGCCGCGCCGAGGACGTGGATCATCCGCGACTATCACTCGCCCAATCTGATCTGGCTTGGGGATCGCGCCGGCATCGCGCGCGTCGGTGTGATCGATTTCCAGGACACCGTGCTCGGTCCGCAATCCTACGACGTGGTGTCGCTGCTCCAGGATGCCCGCATCGACGTGCCCGAGACCATCGAGCTGACGCTGCTGTCGCGCTACATCAAGGCGCGGCGCGCTGCCGATGCCGGCTTCGATCCGGCGGGATTCGCCGAGCTCTACGCCATCATGTCGGCACAACGGAACACCCGCCTGCTCGGTACCTTCGCCCGCCTCAACCGCCGCGACGGTAAGCCGCATTATCTGCGTCACCAGCCGCGGATCTGGACCTATCTCCAGCGTTCGCTGGCGCATCCCGCGCTGAGCTCCTTGCGCGACTGGTATCTCGCCAACGTCCCACCGCCCAAGATCTAG
- the dut gene encoding dUTP diphosphatase encodes MSTEVTVELQQLAHAEGLQLPAYQTSEAAGLDLMAAVPEGEPMTLAPGQYALVPTGLAIALPPGHEAQVRPRSGLAAKHGVTVLNAPGTIDADYRGEIKVILINHGQAAFVIKRGERIAQMVIAPVVQAALVPVATLSATDRGAGGFGSTGR; translated from the coding sequence GTGAGCACTGAGGTCACCGTCGAACTGCAGCAACTGGCCCATGCGGAAGGCCTGCAGCTGCCGGCCTATCAGACTAGCGAAGCCGCCGGCCTCGATCTGATGGCCGCGGTGCCTGAGGGCGAGCCGATGACGCTCGCCCCCGGTCAATATGCGCTGGTGCCGACCGGCCTTGCGATCGCGCTGCCGCCCGGACACGAGGCCCAGGTGCGGCCGCGCTCGGGGCTTGCCGCCAAGCACGGCGTCACCGTGCTGAACGCGCCGGGCACGATCGACGCGGATTATCGCGGCGAGATCAAGGTGATCCTGATCAATCACGGCCAGGCCGCCTTCGTGATCAAGCGCGGCGAGCGCATCGCCCAGATGGTGATCGCGCCCGTCGTGCAGGCCGCGCTGGTTCCGGTGGCCACATTGTCGGCGACCGACCGCGGCGCCGGCGGCTTCGGCTCGACCGGCCGCTAA
- a CDS encoding PAS domain-containing sensor histidine kinase, protein MSGVIVSMRRTLLSCTSLVRNGLLGGALAALLPAAPAEAADLIDTLSIMLDFNRQELAVLATALALLGFSVMAAILLMRTRVRTAKNEARLRARIGELQLQADRFGALLFAEPQILISWPAGDNRAQISGDVSMVLPRDSSPQRVLAFGTWLPPEPALQMDHAVDALRDRGDGFQLTLTTAHGHTLEAIGRAIGGQAIVRIRELSGLRRDLAETNLRYNALSDETEMLRGFAANAPWPIWAKGENGALTYANPAYVRATEANNVTDAQERKLELLDSADRTAMERGLKDAANFNARLPIVISGERRIYDVRAVNVGSGSVGVAIDASEADALSSALVRMAEAHRRTLDQLSSGVAVFDGQRRLAFYNDSYRRLWDLDRTFLDANPDDSSVLDKLRAARKLPEQPDFRAWKSKLHEAYRAVETTKDTWYLPDGRALSVVTTPNPEGGVTYLFDDVTESLELARRFDGMIRVQRETLDSLAEGVAVFGSNGKAQLFNPAFVRMWKLSADAMRDEPHIQTVEGWCHQLFDDPAVWRQIREAVTSIESRADVPLKLERKDGSVLDGMIRPLHDGATMLTFQDITDTENVERALRERNEALEAADQMKVDFVHHVSYELRSPLTTIIGFAHFLSDPSTGPLTPKQAEYLDYVTKSTNALLALTNNILDLATIDAGAMKLELGPVDVSKTIELAAEGIQDRLATDRIRLKVEIAPDVGSFVGDEKRVVQVLYNLLANAVGFSPQDSAVGISARRTERSVVFTVTDSGPGIPADMKDKVFNWFESRSQGSRHRGAGLGLSLVRSFVELHGGNVRVDSIVGRGTVVICDFPTDQAAHRDAAE, encoded by the coding sequence ATGTCAGGCGTGATCGTGTCGATGCGTCGGACGCTGCTGTCGTGCACGTCGCTCGTGCGCAACGGCCTGTTGGGAGGCGCTCTTGCAGCGCTGCTGCCGGCTGCGCCGGCCGAGGCGGCCGACCTCATCGACACCCTCTCCATCATGCTGGATTTCAACCGGCAGGAACTCGCGGTGCTCGCCACCGCGCTGGCCTTGCTCGGCTTCTCGGTGATGGCCGCGATCCTTCTGATGCGCACGCGCGTGCGCACGGCGAAGAACGAGGCGCGGCTGCGTGCCCGAATCGGGGAACTCCAGCTCCAGGCCGACCGCTTCGGCGCGCTGCTGTTCGCCGAGCCGCAGATCCTGATCTCCTGGCCCGCCGGCGACAATCGCGCGCAAATCTCCGGCGACGTCTCGATGGTGCTGCCGCGCGACTCCTCGCCGCAACGCGTGCTCGCCTTCGGAACCTGGCTGCCGCCGGAACCCGCGCTCCAGATGGATCATGCCGTCGACGCGCTGCGTGACCGCGGCGACGGGTTCCAGCTGACACTCACGACCGCGCATGGCCACACGCTCGAGGCCATCGGCCGCGCCATCGGCGGCCAAGCCATTGTCCGGATTCGCGAACTCTCGGGGCTCCGCCGCGATCTGGCCGAGACCAATCTGCGTTACAACGCGCTCTCCGACGAGACCGAGATGCTGCGCGGCTTCGCCGCCAACGCACCCTGGCCGATCTGGGCCAAGGGCGAGAACGGCGCACTGACCTACGCCAACCCGGCCTATGTCCGTGCCACCGAGGCGAACAACGTCACCGATGCGCAGGAGCGCAAGCTGGAGCTGCTCGACAGCGCCGACCGCACCGCGATGGAGCGGGGACTGAAGGACGCTGCCAATTTCAATGCGCGGCTGCCGATCGTGATCAGCGGCGAGCGCCGAATCTACGACGTGCGCGCGGTCAATGTCGGCAGCGGCAGCGTCGGCGTCGCCATCGACGCCAGCGAGGCTGATGCGCTCAGCTCGGCGCTGGTGCGGATGGCGGAGGCGCATCGCCGCACGCTCGACCAGCTCTCCTCGGGCGTTGCCGTGTTCGACGGCCAGCGCCGGCTCGCCTTCTACAACGATTCCTACCGCCGGCTGTGGGACCTCGACCGCACCTTCCTCGACGCCAACCCCGATGATTCCAGCGTGCTGGATAAGCTCCGTGCTGCGCGAAAACTGCCGGAGCAGCCCGACTTCCGCGCCTGGAAGTCCAAGCTGCACGAGGCCTATCGCGCCGTCGAGACCACCAAGGACACCTGGTACCTGCCCGACGGCCGCGCGCTGTCGGTCGTCACCACGCCGAACCCGGAGGGCGGCGTCACCTATCTGTTCGACGATGTCACCGAGAGCCTCGAGCTTGCCCGCCGCTTCGACGGCATGATCCGGGTCCAGCGCGAGACGCTGGACAGTCTCGCCGAGGGAGTCGCGGTGTTCGGCAGCAACGGCAAGGCGCAACTGTTCAATCCGGCCTTCGTCCGGATGTGGAAGCTGTCCGCCGATGCCATGCGCGACGAGCCGCACATCCAGACGGTGGAAGGCTGGTGCCATCAGCTGTTCGACGACCCCGCGGTCTGGCGCCAGATCCGCGAGGCCGTCACCTCGATCGAGAGCCGCGCCGACGTGCCGCTGAAGCTGGAGCGCAAGGACGGCAGCGTGCTCGACGGCATGATCCGGCCGCTGCATGACGGCGCCACCATGCTGACGTTCCAGGACATCACCGACACCGAGAACGTCGAGCGCGCGCTGCGCGAGCGCAACGAGGCGCTGGAGGCGGCCGACCAGATGAAGGTGGATTTCGTCCACCACGTCTCCTACGAGCTGCGCTCGCCGCTCACCACCATCATCGGCTTCGCGCATTTCCTCAGCGACCCCTCAACCGGGCCGCTGACGCCGAAACAGGCCGAATATCTCGATTACGTCACCAAATCGACCAACGCGCTGCTGGCGCTGACCAACAACATCCTCGATCTCGCCACCATCGACGCCGGCGCCATGAAGCTGGAACTGGGCCCGGTCGACGTCAGCAAGACCATCGAGCTCGCGGCCGAAGGCATCCAGGACCGGCTCGCCACCGACCGCATCCGCCTCAAGGTCGAGATCGCGCCTGACGTCGGCAGCTTCGTCGGCGACGAGAAGCGCGTGGTGCAGGTGCTCTATAACCTCCTCGCCAACGCCGTCGGGTTTTCTCCACAGGATTCCGCCGTCGGCATCAGCGCACGGCGCACCGAGCGCAGCGTGGTCTTCACCGTGACAGATTCCGGGCCTGGAATACCTGCCGACATGAAGGACAAGGTGTTCAACTGGTTCGAAAGCCGCTCGCAGGGTTCGCGTCACCGCGGCGCCGGGCTCGGCCTGTCGCTGGTGCGCTCCTTCGTCGAGCTGCATGGCGGCAACGTGCGGGTGGATTCGATCGTCGGCCGGGGCACGGTCGTGATCTGTGACTTCCCGACCGACCAGGCGGCGCATCGCGACGCCGCCGAATGA
- a CDS encoding PilZ domain-containing protein, which translates to MAVKTDQRGNSRVVFERGISAQMMGIDGTWRRDCTMEDVSETGAKLTIDGSVEGLHLKEFFLLLSSTGLAYRRCELAWVNGDQIGVNFLKVGDKKKKARSTAVGA; encoded by the coding sequence ATGGCGGTAAAGACGGACCAGCGCGGCAATAGCCGGGTTGTCTTCGAGCGCGGGATCTCGGCCCAGATGATGGGCATCGACGGCACCTGGCGGCGCGACTGCACCATGGAGGACGTCTCCGAGACCGGCGCCAAGCTGACCATCGACGGCTCGGTGGAGGGCCTCCATTTGAAAGAGTTCTTTCTGCTGCTGTCGTCCACGGGCCTCGCGTACCGGCGCTGCGAGTTGGCCTGGGTCAATGGCGACCAGATCGGCGTCAATTTCCTGAAAGTCGGCGACAAGAAGAAAAAGGCGCGTTCCACAGCCGTCGGGGCGTGA
- the coaBC gene encoding bifunctional phosphopantothenoylcysteine decarboxylase/phosphopantothenate--cysteine ligase CoaBC, which yields MASLTIRKLDEGVKTYLRLRSARNRRSVEEEVRVILGELIEGREEPLTPFAAPPASSSVPTLQRTGAVPEATVTLIIGGGIAAYKSLDLIRRLKERRVEVRCVLTKAAQQFVTPLAVSALSHERVYTDLFDPQSEFDAGHIRLARDCDLIVVAPATADLMAKMANGHADDLASAILLATNRKVLLAPAMNPLMWGNAATRRNVGQLQRDGVVLIGPNSGEMAEAGEAGTGRMSEAIEIAAAAERLLRPPTPRPLAGKRVLITAGPTHEPIDPVRYIANRSSGKQGFAIAAAAQAAGAEVILVSGPVDLSDPQGVTVKHVESARQMLEQVKASLPADIAIFAAAVADWRVANEGEQKLKKSSAGMPRLQLVENPDILATISKLTDQRPPLVIGFAAETEHLIDNAKSKLARKGCDWIVANDVSPATGVMGGDRNTVHLITRKDGEIAVDSWPVMTKEQVAIELVAHVARSVTDKSLEPAS from the coding sequence ATGGCAAGCCTGACCATCCGCAAGCTCGACGAGGGCGTCAAAACCTATCTCCGCCTGCGCTCGGCCCGGAACCGCAGGTCGGTCGAGGAAGAGGTCCGGGTCATCCTCGGGGAGCTGATCGAGGGCCGCGAGGAGCCGCTGACGCCGTTTGCGGCACCGCCTGCGTCATCCTCCGTCCCCACTCTCCAGCGCACCGGCGCCGTCCCCGAGGCCACCGTCACCCTGATCATCGGCGGCGGCATCGCGGCCTATAAATCGCTCGACCTGATTCGAAGGCTGAAGGAGCGCCGCGTCGAGGTCCGCTGCGTCCTGACCAAGGCGGCCCAGCAATTCGTCACGCCGCTGGCGGTGAGCGCGCTGTCGCATGAGCGTGTCTATACCGACCTGTTCGACCCCCAGAGCGAGTTCGATGCCGGCCATATCAGGCTCGCCCGAGACTGCGACCTGATCGTGGTGGCGCCCGCGACTGCCGATCTGATGGCGAAGATGGCGAACGGCCACGCCGACGATCTCGCCAGCGCGATCCTGCTCGCGACCAACCGCAAGGTGCTGCTGGCACCGGCAATGAACCCGCTGATGTGGGGCAATGCGGCGACGCGGCGCAACGTCGGGCAGCTGCAGCGCGACGGCGTGGTGCTGATCGGACCCAATTCCGGCGAGATGGCGGAAGCGGGCGAGGCCGGAACCGGCCGCATGTCGGAAGCCATCGAGATCGCCGCGGCCGCGGAGCGTCTGCTGCGGCCGCCGACGCCGCGCCCACTCGCCGGCAAGCGCGTGCTAATCACCGCAGGCCCCACCCACGAGCCGATCGATCCAGTGCGCTATATTGCCAACCGCTCCTCGGGCAAGCAGGGCTTTGCCATTGCCGCCGCCGCACAAGCCGCCGGTGCCGAGGTGATCCTGGTGAGCGGTCCGGTCGACCTCAGCGATCCCCAGGGCGTGACAGTGAAACATGTGGAATCGGCGCGCCAGATGCTGGAGCAGGTGAAGGCCTCGCTCCCCGCCGACATCGCGATCTTCGCCGCCGCCGTCGCCGACTGGCGTGTTGCCAATGAAGGCGAGCAGAAGCTGAAGAAGAGTTCGGCCGGCATGCCGCGGCTTCAGCTGGTCGAGAACCCCGACATCCTCGCCACCATCTCGAAGCTGACCGACCAGCGCCCGCCGCTGGTGATCGGCTTTGCCGCCGAGACCGAGCACCTGATCGACAACGCCAAGTCAAAACTTGCCCGCAAGGGCTGCGACTGGATCGTCGCCAACGACGTCTCGCCCGCCACCGGCGTGATGGGCGGCGACCGCAACACCGTGCACCTCATAACTCGGAAGGACGGCGAGATCGCAGTTGATTCCTGGCCGGTGATGACCAAGGAACAGGTCGCCATCGAACTGGTCGCGCATGTCGCACGGAGCGTGACCGACAAATCCCTGGAGCCAGCATCGTGA